The following coding sequences are from one Reyranella humidisoli window:
- a CDS encoding 16S rRNA (uracil(1498)-N(3))-methyltransferase — MSAARLFVEAALAAGGEAPLDEAQVHYLRHVMRRPDGAPLLLFNGRDGEWRGTLSARGKKSAVAELGERTREQVPEPDLWLCFAPVKRARIDYIAEKATELGVSVLQPVVTRHTAVERVNVERLRANAVEAAEQTERLTVPEVREPLDLGKLLDTWPAGRRLMMCDETGGGPPITEALLQLDDAARAAPWAIVIGPEGGFAEVELQALRRIKDVTSVGLGPRILRADTAALAALACWQALVGDWRRPTPRLSGDYRTSKVTV; from the coding sequence ATGAGTGCCGCACGCCTCTTCGTCGAGGCCGCTCTCGCGGCCGGCGGCGAAGCCCCGCTCGACGAGGCCCAGGTTCACTACCTGCGCCATGTGATGCGCCGGCCGGACGGCGCGCCGCTGCTGCTGTTCAACGGCCGCGACGGCGAGTGGCGCGGCACGCTGTCGGCGCGCGGCAAGAAGTCGGCCGTCGCCGAGCTGGGCGAGCGGACGCGCGAGCAGGTGCCCGAGCCCGACCTCTGGCTGTGCTTCGCACCGGTGAAACGCGCGCGCATCGACTATATCGCCGAGAAGGCGACCGAACTCGGCGTCTCGGTGCTGCAGCCGGTGGTGACGCGCCACACGGCGGTCGAGAGGGTCAATGTCGAGCGCCTGCGCGCCAACGCGGTCGAGGCGGCGGAGCAGACCGAGCGCCTCACGGTGCCCGAGGTGCGCGAACCGCTCGATCTCGGGAAGCTGCTCGACACCTGGCCCGCGGGCCGGCGGCTGATGATGTGCGACGAGACCGGGGGCGGTCCGCCGATCACTGAGGCCCTGTTGCAGCTGGATGACGCCGCGCGGGCCGCGCCGTGGGCGATCGTCATCGGGCCGGAGGGCGGCTTTGCCGAGGTTGAGCTTCAGGCACTCCGTCGCATAAAGGATGTAACGTCTGTAGGTCTCGGTCCGCGCATCCTGAGGGCCGACACGGCGGCGCTTGCAGCGCTGGCATGCTGGCAGGCCCTCGTGGGCGACTGGCGGCGCCCGACGCCCCGTCTGAGCGGCGATTATCGCACATCCAAGGTTACCGTCTGA
- a CDS encoding glutamate--cysteine ligase has translation MSAPPSGGGAPIENRRQLIEYFAAGNKPRAQWRMGTEHEKFGYHTKTLKPLAYDGPDGIRAMLEGLTRFGWEPVIEGNNPIALLRGKASITLEPGGQFELSGAPLETLHEAAAENGQHIDEVKQVAGEIGASFIGLGFAPEWTREDMHWMPKGRYKIMREYMPKVGKLGLDMMLRTCTVQTNLDFDSEADMVKKFRVSLALQPIATALFANSPFKEGKDIGFKSYRSHIWTDTDPDRCGVLPFVFEDGFGFERYVDYMLDVPMYFVYRDGKYIDASGQSFRDFLKGKLPARPGELPSINDWADHITTAFPEVRLKRFLEMRGADSGPLGALNALPALWVGLLYDQTALDAAWDLVKDWTAADHDFLRAETPKSGLATMFRGRVLSELARDVVEIAHAGLRARNRLNAVGADETMYLAPLDRAVASGQAPADELLARWHGEWKGSFAALFRDCAY, from the coding sequence ATGTCCGCACCTCCGTCGGGCGGCGGCGCGCCGATCGAAAATCGGCGGCAGCTGATTGAATACTTCGCGGCCGGCAACAAGCCCCGCGCGCAGTGGCGCATGGGCACCGAGCACGAGAAGTTCGGCTACCACACCAAGACGCTGAAGCCGCTGGCCTATGACGGGCCGGACGGCATCCGCGCCATGCTCGAAGGGCTGACGCGCTTTGGCTGGGAGCCGGTGATCGAGGGCAACAATCCCATCGCGCTGCTGCGCGGCAAGGCCAGCATAACGCTGGAGCCGGGTGGCCAGTTCGAACTGTCGGGTGCGCCGCTCGAGACGCTGCACGAGGCGGCGGCCGAGAACGGCCAGCATATCGACGAGGTGAAGCAGGTCGCGGGCGAGATCGGCGCGTCCTTCATCGGGCTGGGCTTCGCGCCCGAGTGGACGCGCGAGGACATGCACTGGATGCCCAAGGGCCGCTACAAGATCATGCGCGAGTACATGCCCAAGGTGGGCAAGCTCGGCCTCGACATGATGCTGCGGACCTGCACTGTGCAGACCAATCTCGACTTCGATTCCGAAGCCGACATGGTGAAGAAGTTCCGCGTGTCGCTGGCCTTGCAGCCGATCGCGACCGCGCTGTTCGCCAACTCGCCCTTCAAGGAGGGCAAGGACATCGGCTTCAAGAGCTACCGCAGCCACATCTGGACCGACACCGACCCCGATCGTTGCGGTGTGCTGCCCTTCGTCTTCGAGGACGGGTTCGGCTTCGAGCGCTACGTCGACTACATGCTCGATGTGCCGATGTACTTCGTCTATCGCGACGGCAAGTACATCGATGCGTCCGGCCAGAGCTTCCGCGACTTCCTGAAGGGCAAGCTGCCGGCGCGGCCGGGCGAGTTACCTTCGATCAACGACTGGGCCGATCACATCACCACGGCGTTCCCCGAGGTGCGGCTGAAGCGCTTTCTCGAGATGCGCGGCGCGGACTCCGGTCCGCTGGGCGCGCTGAACGCGCTGCCGGCGCTGTGGGTCGGCCTGCTCTACGACCAGACCGCGCTCGATGCGGCCTGGGATCTGGTGAAGGACTGGACCGCCGCCGACCATGACTTCCTGCGCGCGGAGACGCCCAAGTCGGGCCTCGCCACGATGTTCCGTGGCCGTGTCCTGTCAGAACTGGCACGCGATGTGGTCGAGATCGCCCATGCCGGCCTGCGCGCGCGCAATCGGCTCAACGCCGTGGGCGCCGACGAGACGATGTATCTGGCGCCGCTCGACCGGGCCGTCGCCAGCGGCCAGGCGCCGGCCGACGAACTGCTCGCCCGGTGGCACGGCGAATGGAAAGGGTCCTTCGCGGCACTGTTCCGCGACTGTGCCTACTGA
- a CDS encoding VOC family protein, with product MLDRCDRVQIAVHDAAKAAQRFGQLLGSQVARHDHSRHLSAKRTILAVGESEFELCEPDGAGLTQDFLSRRGEGLMTAGYCTADLDGMVKRWEGLGIGYDRDNGQLYLANDATFGLPIVISESTYRPRVGPVSFLYETTNTLMSDWRRVAAVYAGLFGLDPSRFSEIGSERFGYIGTLTLFDPPNRLDRIELSQVTDNVHSMGRYAHKHGDSLYMCYVEVHDWPNVRQRLLDANARYTPRGSDPVTDPDGGWIHPKELHGVLLGVSRTGLAWDWSGREELVPPV from the coding sequence ATGCTCGATCGTTGCGACCGCGTTCAGATCGCCGTGCACGACGCCGCCAAGGCGGCGCAGCGCTTCGGCCAGTTGCTTGGCAGCCAGGTGGCGCGCCACGACCATAGCCGCCACCTGTCGGCCAAACGCACCATCCTCGCCGTCGGCGAGAGCGAGTTCGAGCTCTGCGAGCCCGATGGCGCGGGCCTTACCCAGGATTTCCTCAGCCGTCGCGGCGAGGGGCTGATGACGGCGGGTTACTGCACCGCCGATCTCGACGGCATGGTGAAGCGCTGGGAAGGTCTCGGCATCGGCTACGACCGCGACAACGGCCAGCTCTACCTCGCGAACGACGCGACCTTTGGCCTGCCCATCGTGATCTCCGAGAGCACCTATCGTCCCCGCGTGGGTCCGGTGTCGTTTCTCTACGAAACGACCAACACGCTGATGAGCGACTGGCGCCGCGTCGCCGCGGTCTATGCGGGCCTGTTCGGGCTCGACCCGTCGCGCTTCAGCGAGATCGGCAGCGAGCGCTTCGGCTATATCGGGACGCTCACTTTGTTCGATCCGCCCAACCGGCTCGACCGCATCGAGCTCAGCCAGGTCACCGACAACGTCCATTCGATGGGCCGCTACGCCCACAAGCACGGCGATTCGCTCTACATGTGCTACGTCGAGGTCCACGACTGGCCCAACGTCCGCCAGCGCCTGCTCGACGCCAATGCCCGCTATACGCCGCGCGGCTCGGACCCGGTGACCGATCCCGACGGCGGCTGGATCCATCCGAAGGAACTGCACGGGGTGTTGCTCGGCGTCTCGCGCACGGGCCTCGCCTGGGACTGGTCGGGCCGCGAGGAGCTGGTGCCGCCGGTATGA
- a CDS encoding ketopantoate reductase family protein, whose amino-acid sequence MRICVFGAGAIGGNYATRLADAGNEVSVVARGPHLEAIRANGLTLLTGDRKIVAKVKASDKPAELGPQDVVISTLKASSLSAIADTVGPLLGPGTPVVFAQNGIPWWYGHGLGKDRPRAPDLSRLDPGGALLKAVGFDRTLGGVITSSNHVIEPGVVRNISPDRNVLWVGEPDDRQTPRIQKLRETLIAAGIASPSTTDIRYDIWHKLMANFTGSTLCLILRQPTTIQATPMVNRLARRAHAEALAIAAAHGVVLDDSPEVRYGPKRVYPDHRPSILQDYEGGRPMEVEAIVRAPLAFARSAGLDTPTLDAIESICVSLAESKKLYRS is encoded by the coding sequence ATGCGTATCTGTGTTTTCGGCGCCGGTGCGATCGGCGGCAACTATGCAACGCGGCTGGCCGATGCCGGCAACGAGGTCTCCGTCGTCGCGCGCGGTCCCCATCTCGAGGCGATCCGCGCCAACGGGCTTACGCTGCTGACTGGTGACAGGAAGATCGTCGCCAAGGTGAAGGCGAGCGACAAGCCCGCCGAACTCGGCCCGCAGGACGTGGTGATCTCGACCCTCAAGGCATCAAGCCTGTCGGCAATCGCCGACACGGTCGGGCCGCTGCTGGGACCGGGCACGCCCGTGGTGTTCGCGCAGAACGGCATCCCCTGGTGGTACGGACACGGGCTCGGCAAGGATCGACCCAGGGCGCCCGACCTGTCGCGCCTCGATCCCGGTGGTGCCCTGCTCAAGGCGGTGGGCTTCGACCGCACGCTGGGCGGCGTCATCACCTCGTCCAATCACGTGATCGAGCCCGGCGTGGTGCGCAACATCTCACCCGACCGCAATGTGCTGTGGGTCGGCGAGCCCGACGACCGTCAGACGCCGCGCATCCAGAAGCTGCGCGAGACGCTGATCGCCGCCGGCATCGCCTCGCCCTCGACCACCGACATACGCTACGACATCTGGCACAAGCTGATGGCCAACTTCACGGGCTCGACGCTCTGCCTCATCCTGCGCCAGCCCACCACCATCCAGGCGACACCAATGGTCAATCGCCTCGCGCGCCGCGCCCATGCCGAGGCGCTGGCCATCGCCGCCGCCCACGGCGTCGTGCTCGACGATTCGCCCGAGGTCCGCTACGGCCCCAAGCGCGTCTATCCCGACCATCGTCCGTCGATCCTGCAGGATTACGAGGGCGGCCGACCGATGGAAGTCGAGGCGATCGTGCGGGCGCCGCTCGCCTTCGCGCGCAGCGCCGGCCTCGACACGCCCACGCTCGACGCCATCGAATCGATTTGCGTCAGCCTCGCGGAATCGAAGAAGCTGTATCGGTCCTGA